Proteins from a single region of Lelliottia sp. JS-SCA-14:
- the mlaE gene encoding lipid asymmetry maintenance ABC transporter permease subunit MlaE: protein MLLNALAALGHRGIKTIRTFGRAGLMLFNALVGKPEFRKHSPLLVRQLYNVGVLSMLIIIVSGLFIGMVLGLQGYLVLTTYSAETSLGMLVALSLLRELGPVVAALLFAGRAGSALTAEIGLMRATEQLSSMEMMAVDPLRRVIAPRFWAGVISLPLLTILFVAVGIWGGSLVGVQWKGIDGGFFWSAMQDAVDLRMDLVNCLIKSVAFAITVTWIALFNGYDAIPTSEGISRATTRTVVHSSLAVLGLDFVLTALMFGN from the coding sequence ATGCTGTTAAATGCGTTGGCCGCCCTTGGACACCGTGGCATAAAAACCATCAGGACGTTCGGGCGTGCCGGGTTGATGTTATTCAATGCGCTGGTGGGTAAGCCGGAATTTCGCAAGCACTCCCCGCTGCTGGTACGTCAGCTCTATAATGTCGGCGTGTTGTCGATGCTGATTATCATCGTGTCGGGTCTGTTTATCGGCATGGTGCTGGGTCTGCAGGGCTATCTTGTACTGACCACCTACAGTGCGGAGACCAGTCTCGGAATGCTGGTGGCGCTTTCGCTGTTGCGCGAGCTGGGTCCGGTGGTGGCGGCGTTGCTGTTTGCCGGGCGCGCGGGATCTGCGTTGACCGCCGAAATTGGCCTGATGCGCGCGACGGAGCAGCTCTCCAGTATGGAGATGATGGCCGTCGATCCGCTGCGTCGCGTTATCGCGCCGCGCTTCTGGGCGGGAGTTATCTCTCTGCCGCTGCTGACCATCCTCTTTGTGGCGGTAGGCATCTGGGGCGGTTCGTTGGTGGGCGTTCAGTGGAAGGGCATTGATGGAGGTTTCTTCTGGTCCGCGATGCAGGATGCTGTCGATCTGCGAATGGACCTGGTGAACTGCCTGATTAAGAGCGTGGCATTTGCTATCACTGTGACCTGGATTGCGTTGTTCAATGGGTATGACGCGATACCGACTTCTGAGGGCATCAGTCGCGCGACTACGCGCACTGTGGTTCATTCGTCGCTGGCCGTCCTTGGCCTGGATTTTGTGCTCACCGCACTGATGTTTGGGAATTGA
- the mlaF gene encoding phospholipid ABC transporter ATP-binding protein MlaF: MSQTTANLVDVRDVSFSRGNRLIFEDITLTVPRGKITAIMGPSGIGKTTLLRLIGGQIPPDRGEILFDGENVPEMSRSRLYTVRKRMSMLFQSGALFTDMNVFDNVAYPLREHTRLPPELLKTTVMMKLEAVGLRGAAKLMPSELSGGMARRAALARAIALEPDLIMFDEPFVGQDPITMGVLVKLISELNSTLGVTCIVVSHDVPEVLSIADYAYIVADKKIVAHGGAQALQNNSDPRVRQFLDGIADGPVPFRYPAGDYHHDLLGIGS; the protein is encoded by the coding sequence ATGAGCCAAACGACGGCGAATTTAGTCGATGTCCGCGACGTCAGCTTCTCGCGCGGAAACCGATTGATATTTGAAGACATCACATTGACGGTGCCGCGGGGCAAGATCACGGCGATCATGGGGCCCTCCGGCATCGGCAAAACCACGCTGTTGCGTCTGATCGGCGGACAGATCCCGCCGGACCGCGGCGAGATTCTCTTCGACGGTGAAAACGTGCCGGAGATGTCGCGCTCACGCCTGTATACCGTTCGCAAACGCATGAGCATGCTGTTTCAGTCGGGCGCGTTATTCACCGACATGAATGTCTTTGACAACGTGGCTTATCCGCTGCGCGAGCATACCCGTTTACCCCCGGAACTCCTGAAAACGACGGTGATGATGAAGCTCGAAGCGGTGGGCCTGCGCGGTGCCGCCAAACTGATGCCGTCAGAACTTTCCGGCGGCATGGCGCGTCGTGCTGCGCTGGCGCGCGCCATTGCTCTGGAACCGGACTTAATCATGTTCGACGAACCCTTCGTCGGCCAGGATCCTATTACTATGGGCGTGCTGGTGAAGCTCATTTCAGAACTGAACAGCACGCTGGGTGTCACATGTATTGTGGTCTCCCACGATGTGCCGGAAGTACTGAGTATCGCGGATTACGCCTACATTGTGGCGGACAAAAAAATCGTCGCCCACGGTGGTGCACAGGCGTTGCAGAACAACAGCGACCCGCGCGTTCGCCAGTTCCTCGACGGTATTGCGGATGGTCCTGTACCGTTCCGCTATCCGGCGGGTGACTATCATCACGATTTACTGGGAATAGGGAGTTAA
- the mlaD gene encoding outer membrane lipid asymmetry maintenance protein MlaD, producing the protein MQTRKSEIWVGVFLLLALLAALFICLRAADITSIRTEPTYRLYATFDNIGGLKARSPVRIGGVVIGRVSDITLDEKTYLPRVEMDIEERYNHIPDTSSLSIRTSGLLGEQYLALNVGFEDPELGTSILKDGGVIQDTKSAMVLEDMIGQFLYSGKGDDKKSDESSAQSEGPTDAAPAPGATNSSQEK; encoded by the coding sequence ATGCAAACAAGAAAAAGTGAAATTTGGGTAGGTGTGTTCCTGTTGCTGGCGCTGCTGGCGGCGCTGTTTATCTGCCTCCGGGCGGCGGATATCACCTCCATTCGGACTGAACCCACTTATCGTCTCTATGCGACCTTCGATAATATCGGTGGTCTGAAGGCGCGTTCTCCGGTGCGCATCGGCGGCGTGGTGATTGGCCGCGTCTCGGACATTACACTCGATGAAAAAACCTATCTGCCGCGCGTGGAGATGGATATCGAAGAGCGTTACAACCACATCCCGGACACCAGTTCGCTGTCTATCCGCACCTCAGGTCTGCTGGGTGAGCAATATCTGGCGCTGAACGTCGGCTTTGAAGACCCGGAACTGGGAACGTCTATTCTTAAAGACGGCGGCGTGATTCAGGATACGAAGTCAGCCATGGTGCTGGAAGATATGATTGGTCAGTTCCTTTACAGCGGTAAAGGGGATGACAAGAAATCTGACGAGTCCTCTGCACAGAGTGAAGGCCCAACTGACGCCGCACCGGCCCCTGGTGCGACGAATTCATCTCAGGAGAAGTAA
- the mlaB gene encoding lipid asymmetry maintenance protein MlaB translates to MTQQFNWAREGDKLMLSGELDQDLLNPLWDARHEAMQGVALIDLSNVTRVDTAGVALLVHLVAEGKKQGAAVALSGVSEKVLTLVQLYNLPEDVLPR, encoded by the coding sequence ATGACACAGCAATTCAACTGGGCGCGTGAAGGCGACAAGCTAATGTTGTCAGGTGAGCTCGACCAGGATCTGCTGAATCCGCTCTGGGATGCGCGTCATGAAGCTATGCAGGGCGTGGCGCTGATCGATTTAAGCAACGTCACGCGAGTGGATACGGCAGGCGTGGCCCTGCTGGTTCATCTGGTGGCGGAAGGCAAAAAGCAGGGAGCTGCGGTCGCGCTAAGCGGCGTCAGCGAAAAGGTGCTTACGCTGGTGCAGCTCTATAATCTGCCTGAAGACGTATTGCCTCGCTAA
- the mlaC gene encoding phospholipid-binding protein MlaC, with amino-acid sequence MIKRLLMVAMLVIAPLTSAVAADQSNPYKLMDEAAQKTFDRLKNEQPKIRANPDYLRDVVDQELLPYVQVKYAGALVLGRYYKDATPAQRDAYFAAFREYLKQAYGQALAMYHGQTYQIAPEQPLGDATIVPIRVTILDPNGRPPVRLDFQWRKNTQTGHWQAYDMIAEGVSMITTKQNEWSDLLRTKGIDGLTAQLKSISSQKISLDEKK; translated from the coding sequence ATGATTAAACGACTGTTAATGGTTGCCATGCTGGTGATTGCCCCGTTGACCTCAGCTGTCGCTGCGGATCAGAGCAACCCCTACAAACTGATGGACGAAGCGGCGCAGAAGACTTTTGACCGCCTGAAAAATGAGCAGCCTAAAATTCGTGCCAATCCGGATTACCTGCGTGACGTGGTCGATCAGGAACTGCTGCCGTATGTGCAGGTGAAATACGCGGGTGCACTGGTGCTGGGTCGTTACTACAAAGACGCGACTCCTGCGCAGCGTGATGCTTACTTCGCCGCTTTCCGTGAATACCTGAAACAGGCTTACGGCCAGGCGCTGGCGATGTACCACGGCCAGACCTATCAGATTGCCCCGGAACAGCCGCTGGGCGACGCGACTATCGTGCCAATCCGCGTGACGATTCTCGATCCGAACGGCCGTCCTCCGGTTCGTCTGGATTTCCAGTGGCGTAAAAACACCCAGACCGGCCACTGGCAGGCGTATGACATGATCGCCGAAGGGGTGAGCATGATCACCACCAAGCAGAACGAGTGGAGCGACCTGCTGCGCACCAAAGGCATTGATGGCCTGACCGCACAGCTGAAATCGATCTCCAGCCAGAAAATTTCTCTGGACGAGAAAAAGTAA